One genomic region from Salvelinus sp. IW2-2015 unplaced genomic scaffold, ASM291031v2 Un_scaffold5144, whole genome shotgun sequence encodes:
- the LOC112078008 gene encoding mediator of RNA polymerase II transcription subunit 9, translating to MATNQPKQGSENDDCSFLPLVHDIIKCMDKDSQDVHQELVKFKTRIHEAREQIGAMPGIDMSLSEQQHELATLREQVRTKNQLLQKYKSLCMFEVPKAS from the exons ATGGCGACGAATCAACCAAAGCAAGGAAGTGAGAACGATGATTGCTCTTTTCTCCCTTTGGTTCATGACATTATAAAATG CATGGACAAAGATAGTCAAGATGTCCATCAAGAACTGGTCAAGTTTAAGACAAGGATTCATGAAGCGCGCGAGCAGATCGGAGCCATGCCAGGAATTGACATGAGCCTGTCCGAGCAGCAGCATGAACTGGCGACGCTGCGGGAGCAAGTCCGCACCAAGAATCAGCTACTGCAGAAATACAAGAGTTTGTGTATGTTTGAGGTTCCCAAAGCGTCGTGA
- the LOC112078007 gene encoding dexamethasone-induced Ras-related protein 1 — IRGDAYQLDILDTSGNHPFPAMRRLSILTGDVFILVFSLDNRDSFQEVQRLKRQIYETKSCLKNKTNENVDVPIVICGNKCDREFNREVQNEEIEQLVAGDEQCAYYEISAKRNTNVDQMFQTLFTMAKLPNEMSPDSHRKVSLQFCEVLQNSRRKSFRNKKYKDSEVYGIVAPFARRPSVQSDLMYIKEKATGCSQGKEKDRCTIC, encoded by the exons ATTCGGGGAGATGCGTACCAGTTGGACATTCTGGACACCTCTGGAAACCATCCTTTCCCCGCTATGAGGAGACTCTCTATCCTTACTG gtGATGTTTTTATCTTGGTGTTCAGTCTGGATAACAGAGACTCCTTCCAAGAGGTCCAGCGCCTGAAGCGTCAAATTTACGAGACCAAGTCCTGCCTGAAAAACAAAACCAAYGAGAACGTGGATGTCCCGATAGTTATCTGCGGGAACAAGTGTGACCGGGAGTTTAACCGGGAGGTTCAGAATGAGGAGATTGAGCAGCTGGTGGCTGGTGATGAACAGTGTGCCTACTATGAGATCTCTGCAAAACGGAACACTAATGTCGACCAGATGTTTCAGACTCTTTTTACCATGGCTAAACTGCCCAACGAGATGAGCCCGGACTCTCACCGCAAAGTGTCCTTACAGTTTTGCGAAGTACTGCAAAACAGCAGAAGAAAGTCATTCAGAAATAAGAAATACAAAGACAGCGAGGTATACGGGATTGTGGCACCGTTTGCGCGTCGACCAAGCGTGCAAAGTGACTTAATGTATATCAAAGAGAAAGCTACTGGCTGCAGCCagggaaaagagaaagacagatgcACCATTTGCTAA